In Nocardioides sp., the following proteins share a genomic window:
- the trxA gene encoding thioredoxin has product MVAIASQRRRTRSRLMATINATEATFEELVTGNGIVLVDFWAEWCGPCRQFAPIYEETSAKHPDIVFAKIDTEAEQGLAAQAQITSIPTLMAFRDQVLVFAQPGAMPAAALEQVIEAVRALDMDDVRRQIAEQQPPQ; this is encoded by the coding sequence ATGGTCGCAATAGCGAGTCAACGCCGACGAACAAGGAGCCGTCTTATGGCGACGATCAACGCGACCGAGGCCACTTTCGAGGAACTCGTCACCGGCAACGGCATCGTGCTGGTGGACTTCTGGGCCGAGTGGTGTGGCCCGTGCCGCCAGTTCGCGCCGATCTATGAGGAGACCTCGGCCAAGCATCCCGACATCGTCTTCGCCAAGATCGACACCGAGGCCGAACAGGGGCTCGCGGCGCAGGCACAGATCACGTCCATCCCGACCCTGATGGCGTTTCGTGACCAGGTCCTGGTCTTCGCGCAACCGGGTGCCATGCCCGCGGCGGCTCTGGAGCAGGTCATCGAGGCGGTCCGCGCCCTCGATATGGACGACGTACGCCGGCAGATCGCCGAACAGCAACCGCCGCAGTGA
- the dapF gene encoding diaminopimelate epimerase, translating to MSYRFVKGHGTENDFVVVPGDVALTVERVRALCDRRAGIGGDGVIGAVQRDGRWFMDYRNADGSIAEMCGNGIRVFARYLQEYEGVSFPLEIDTRDGIKTLTATRDGFSADLGAPKIVGMTRVAAADGSWPAVHIDMGNPHAVAFVDSLDDAGGLLEAPAYDESVYPDGVNVEFVQRVGPRHVAMRVYERGAGETRSCGTGAAAVMVAAARADDLDPSGSRQGLGIDTTYVVDVPGGRLQATWTADDRVLLAGPAVLVAWGETDL from the coding sequence GTGAGTTATCGCTTCGTCAAAGGACATGGCACGGAGAACGACTTCGTGGTCGTGCCCGGCGACGTCGCACTGACTGTCGAGCGCGTACGCGCGTTGTGTGATCGGCGGGCCGGGATCGGCGGCGACGGCGTCATCGGCGCAGTCCAGCGGGATGGTCGTTGGTTCATGGACTATCGCAACGCCGACGGCTCGATCGCCGAGATGTGCGGGAACGGCATCCGTGTGTTCGCCCGTTATCTGCAGGAGTACGAGGGGGTGAGTTTCCCGCTCGAGATCGACACCCGCGATGGCATCAAAACACTCACGGCGACGCGGGACGGCTTCTCTGCCGACCTCGGTGCCCCGAAGATCGTCGGGATGACGCGGGTCGCTGCCGCCGACGGCAGTTGGCCGGCAGTTCACATCGATATGGGCAACCCGCACGCGGTCGCGTTCGTGGATTCACTCGACGACGCTGGTGGGCTGCTGGAGGCCCCGGCGTACGACGAGTCGGTCTATCCGGATGGGGTCAATGTCGAGTTCGTCCAGCGCGTCGGCCCCCGGCACGTTGCCATGCGCGTCTATGAGCGCGGTGCGGGCGAGACCCGGTCCTGCGGCACGGGCGCGGCTGCGGTCATGGTTGCCGCGGCGCGAGCCGACGACCTCGATCCCTCAGGCTCCCGGCAGGGGCTCGGGATAGACACGACCTACGTCGTAGACGTTCCCGGTGGTCGCCTCCAGGCGACCTGGACCGCGGACGACCGTGTCCTGCTCGCCGGGCCTGCGGTGCTGGTGGCGTGGGGGGAGACCGACCTCTGA
- a CDS encoding SDR family NAD(P)-dependent oxidoreductase, translated as MDINGSSAIVTGAASGIGAAVARQLAAKGARVVVADLQADKGEALAEEIGGIFALVDVTKTEQITAAVNAAAEIAPLRACVNSAGIGWAQRTIGRDGQLESAHALDAFRKVIEINLIGTFDMTRQAATVMSRNEPDADGQRGAIVNLASVAAFDGQIGQASYSASKGGVVGMTLPVARDLSAAGIRLNTVAPGLIDTPIYGEGEQSEQFKAHLGQSVLFPKRLGVPDELASMVIECVTNSYMNGETIRVDGGIRMPPK; from the coding sequence ATGGACATCAACGGATCCTCAGCCATCGTCACCGGTGCCGCCTCAGGCATCGGCGCCGCCGTCGCTCGCCAACTGGCGGCCAAGGGCGCGCGCGTGGTCGTCGCCGACCTGCAAGCCGACAAGGGCGAGGCGCTCGCCGAGGAGATCGGCGGCATCTTCGCCCTGGTCGACGTCACCAAGACCGAGCAGATCACCGCAGCGGTCAACGCCGCCGCCGAGATCGCTCCACTGCGCGCCTGTGTGAACTCGGCCGGCATCGGCTGGGCCCAGCGCACGATCGGTCGCGACGGCCAGCTCGAGTCGGCTCACGCCCTCGACGCCTTCCGCAAGGTCATCGAGATCAACCTGATCGGCACCTTCGACATGACTCGCCAGGCCGCCACGGTGATGTCGCGCAACGAGCCCGACGCCGACGGTCAGCGCGGCGCGATCGTCAACCTCGCCTCGGTCGCGGCCTTCGACGGCCAGATCGGCCAGGCGTCGTACTCCGCGTCCAAGGGCGGCGTCGTCGGCATGACACTGCCGGTCGCGCGCGACCTATCGGCCGCGGGCATTCGTCTCAACACCGTCGCTCCGGGCCTGATCGACACTCCGATCTATGGGGAGGGTGAGCAGTCCGAGCAGTTCAAGGCGCACCTGGGCCAGTCGGTGCTCTTCCCCAAGCGCCTTGGCGTGCCCGACGAGCTCGCCTCGATGGTCATCGAGTGCGTCACCAACTCCTACATGAACGGCGAGACGATCCGCGTCGACGGCGGCATCCGGATGCCTCCCAAGTGA
- a CDS encoding MFS transporter — protein MTGFVELSSPRGRAVVLAATLGSGMAMLDGTVVNVALRELGTDLDASLAQLQWITNGYFLTLAGLILLGGALGDRWGRRRVFELGVVLFAVSSLLCGLAPTAEVLIGARVVQGIGGALLTPGSLAILQSVFVPADRARAIGTWSGMASFATAFGPLFGGLLIEVSWRLIFLINLPLAVLTLVVARRAVPETRDESATGRFDVVGAVLAVLALGSTTYGLIEWGRFAALWLGLGGLALMVFFVWWERRTPRPMMPTSLFGSVQFSAANAMTFVVYAALGAMMFFLVLQLQTSLGWSPLAAGLATLPISVCMLLLAGRGGAYGERVGPRIPMTVGPLVMAFGTAWLALVDAGDGYVLHVLPGLVIFGLGLALMVAPLTATVLAAVPDNRAGVASGINNAVARAGSLLAVAALPVLVGLSGDDYAVPALFSDGYQAAMLLCAGLLAAGGLISWLLIRTPGQPAAR, from the coding sequence GTGACCGGCTTCGTCGAGCTGTCGTCGCCCCGAGGGCGCGCGGTCGTCCTCGCGGCGACCCTCGGGTCGGGCATGGCGATGCTCGACGGCACGGTCGTCAACGTCGCTTTGCGCGAGCTCGGCACCGACCTGGACGCCAGCCTCGCGCAGTTGCAGTGGATCACCAACGGCTACTTCCTGACGCTGGCCGGGCTGATCCTGCTCGGTGGTGCGCTCGGCGACCGCTGGGGACGGCGTCGCGTCTTCGAGCTCGGGGTCGTGCTCTTCGCGGTTTCGTCGCTGTTGTGCGGACTCGCCCCCACCGCCGAGGTGTTGATCGGTGCGCGGGTCGTACAAGGCATCGGCGGCGCACTGCTGACGCCTGGTTCCTTGGCGATCCTGCAGTCGGTCTTCGTGCCCGCGGATCGGGCTCGTGCGATCGGCACATGGTCGGGGATGGCGTCGTTCGCGACCGCCTTCGGCCCGCTGTTCGGCGGACTGCTGATCGAGGTGTCGTGGCGGTTGATCTTCCTGATCAACCTGCCTTTGGCGGTACTCACCCTGGTGGTCGCGCGGCGTGCTGTCCCCGAGACCCGAGACGAGTCCGCGACCGGGCGCTTCGACGTCGTGGGCGCTGTGTTGGCGGTCCTGGCGCTGGGCTCGACGACGTACGGACTGATCGAATGGGGGCGCTTCGCCGCGCTGTGGCTGGGCTTGGGCGGGCTGGCGTTGATGGTGTTCTTCGTGTGGTGGGAGCGGCGTACGCCTCGGCCGATGATGCCGACGTCGCTCTTCGGGTCGGTGCAGTTCAGCGCGGCCAACGCGATGACCTTCGTGGTCTATGCCGCGCTCGGCGCGATGATGTTCTTCCTGGTGCTGCAGTTGCAGACCTCGCTGGGCTGGTCGCCGCTGGCCGCCGGGCTGGCGACCCTGCCGATCAGCGTGTGCATGCTGTTGCTTGCCGGACGCGGCGGGGCGTACGGCGAACGCGTCGGCCCGCGCATCCCGATGACCGTCGGCCCGCTCGTGATGGCGTTCGGGACGGCCTGGCTGGCGCTTGTCGACGCCGGCGACGGCTATGTGTTGCACGTCCTGCCGGGCCTGGTGATCTTCGGTCTCGGGCTGGCCTTGATGGTGGCTCCGCTGACCGCGACGGTGCTGGCGGCCGTGCCCGACAACCGCGCGGGCGTGGCAAGTGGGATCAACAACGCGGTCGCCCGCGCGGGTTCACTGCTCGCTGTCGCTGCGTTGCCGGTCCTGGTGGGGTTGTCCGGCGACGACTATGCCGTGCCGGCACTGTTCAGTGACGGCTACCAGGCCGCGATGTTGCTGTGCGCGGGCCTGCTCGCGGCGGGCGGGCTGATCTCGTGGCTGCTGATCCGGACTCCTGGCCAGCCCGCGGCGCGGTGA
- a CDS encoding FAD-dependent oxidoreductase, translating to MNLPARARVVIIGGGVIGCSIAYHLAHAGYTDTVLIERDKLTSGTTWHAAGLMTTFGSTSETNTGIRLYSRDLYARLEAETGMSTGFRPVGLIEAAADQDRLHEYRRVAAFQRHLGLEVHEVSNDEMRDLFPWARTDDLHGGFHIPGDGRVNPVDLTMSLARGAKNLGVRIVEDVTVEDVLMSGDGLRTVTGVRTSAGDIECEYVVNATGMWARELGERSGLVIPNQAAEHYYLITDSIDGIDPDGPIFEDPTSYGYYREEGGGMMVGLFEPHAAAWAVEGIPGDASFTTLKPDWDRMAPFLETAMSRVPITQEVGVRTFFCGPESFTPDLAPAVGEVPGIRGYFVAAGMNSVGILSAGGLGRVIAEWIVSGDPGVDVTGFDVARFQPYQLAPAYRAERTTEILGTVYAAHTPGKQLHTQRGALLSPVHDRLVAAGGYLREVSGWESADWYAGAGQTPTAEPTWCAAPWFEQWEHEHRAVREGAGLMDMSFMAKFLVEGPDAGASLARISAGDVDGAPETITYTQWLNERGLIEADLTVTKHDADSFMVVASDTAHGAALDWLNRHLHGEVTVTDVTAKLAQINLQGPLSRDVLAGLTDQDLSTAAFPFRTARVITVAGVESLCARITYLGELGYELYVAAARAGEVWDAIAADPRVRLTGLKALSSLRMEKAYRDFGHDIDNTDCPLAVGLGFAVDWDHEFIGRAALAERRGRPMLSRLVQIVLDQGLGEGGPLLFHAEPVLRDGVVVGYVRAGSYGWTLGAAVGLAYVTAPDAVTPDWLASGTWEVDVAGERFAASVSLRPAYDPKSERVRA from the coding sequence GTGAACCTTCCTGCACGTGCACGTGTCGTGATCATCGGTGGCGGCGTCATCGGCTGCTCGATCGCCTATCACCTCGCCCATGCCGGCTACACCGACACCGTGCTCATCGAACGCGACAAGCTGACCTCCGGCACCACCTGGCACGCCGCAGGCCTGATGACCACCTTCGGCTCCACGAGCGAGACCAACACCGGGATCCGTCTCTATTCACGCGACCTGTACGCGCGCCTGGAAGCCGAGACCGGGATGTCCACGGGCTTCCGCCCGGTCGGTCTGATCGAGGCCGCCGCCGATCAGGACCGCCTCCACGAATACCGTCGGGTCGCAGCGTTCCAGCGCCACCTCGGCCTGGAAGTGCACGAGGTCTCCAACGACGAGATGCGCGATCTGTTCCCGTGGGCTCGCACCGACGATCTGCACGGCGGCTTCCACATCCCAGGCGACGGCCGGGTCAACCCCGTAGACCTGACCATGTCGTTGGCGCGCGGTGCCAAGAACCTCGGCGTACGGATCGTCGAAGACGTCACGGTCGAGGACGTGTTGATGTCCGGAGACGGGCTGCGCACCGTCACCGGAGTGCGTACGAGCGCCGGCGACATCGAATGTGAATACGTGGTCAACGCCACCGGCATGTGGGCTCGCGAACTCGGCGAGCGCAGCGGTCTGGTCATCCCCAATCAGGCGGCTGAGCACTACTACCTGATCACCGACTCCATCGACGGCATCGACCCCGATGGGCCGATCTTCGAAGACCCCACCTCGTACGGCTACTACCGCGAGGAGGGTGGCGGCATGATGGTCGGCCTCTTCGAACCGCACGCGGCGGCGTGGGCCGTGGAGGGCATCCCCGGCGACGCCTCCTTCACCACCCTCAAGCCCGACTGGGATCGGATGGCGCCCTTCCTGGAGACCGCGATGTCGCGGGTGCCGATCACCCAGGAGGTCGGCGTACGCACGTTCTTCTGCGGTCCCGAGTCCTTCACCCCGGACCTCGCGCCCGCCGTCGGCGAAGTGCCCGGCATCCGGGGCTACTTCGTCGCAGCGGGGATGAACTCGGTCGGCATCCTCTCCGCCGGTGGCCTGGGCCGAGTCATCGCCGAATGGATCGTGTCGGGCGATCCCGGCGTGGACGTGACGGGCTTCGACGTCGCACGCTTCCAGCCCTACCAGTTGGCGCCGGCCTATCGCGCCGAACGTACGACCGAGATCCTCGGCACGGTCTATGCCGCCCACACGCCGGGCAAGCAATTGCACACCCAACGCGGTGCGCTGCTCTCGCCGGTGCACGACCGCCTGGTCGCGGCCGGCGGCTATCTGCGCGAGGTCTCGGGGTGGGAGTCGGCGGACTGGTATGCCGGGGCCGGGCAGACCCCGACGGCCGAGCCGACGTGGTGTGCTGCGCCCTGGTTCGAGCAGTGGGAGCACGAGCACCGGGCCGTACGCGAAGGCGCCGGGCTGATGGACATGTCGTTCATGGCCAAGTTCCTCGTGGAAGGCCCGGATGCGGGCGCATCACTGGCGCGGATCTCGGCCGGTGACGTCGACGGCGCGCCCGAGACGATCACCTACACCCAGTGGCTCAACGAACGTGGCCTGATCGAAGCTGACCTGACGGTCACCAAGCATGACGCCGATTCGTTCATGGTCGTGGCCTCCGACACCGCGCACGGCGCAGCCCTCGACTGGCTCAACCGCCACCTGCACGGCGAGGTGACCGTCACCGACGTGACCGCGAAACTCGCGCAGATCAACCTGCAAGGCCCGTTGTCTCGCGACGTGCTGGCCGGGCTGACTGACCAGGACCTGTCCACGGCCGCGTTCCCGTTCCGCACCGCGCGGGTGATCACGGTGGCGGGCGTGGAATCGCTCTGCGCCCGGATCACCTATCTGGGCGAGTTGGGCTATGAACTCTATGTCGCCGCGGCACGAGCCGGCGAGGTCTGGGACGCCATCGCGGCCGACCCGAGGGTGCGGCTGACCGGGCTCAAGGCGTTGTCGTCGTTGCGGATGGAGAAGGCCTATCGCGACTTCGGCCACGACATCGACAACACCGACTGCCCCCTCGCCGTCGGCCTGGGCTTCGCCGTGGACTGGGACCACGAGTTCATCGGGCGAGCAGCGTTGGCCGAGCGGCGTGGCCGTCCGATGCTGTCCAGGCTGGTACAGATCGTGCTCGACCAGGGGCTCGGCGAAGGCGGTCCACTGCTCTTCCACGCCGAGCCGGTGCTGCGCGACGGGGTCGTGGTCGGTTATGTGCGCGCCGGCTCCTACGGCTGGACTCTGGGCGCGGCGGTCGGGTTGGCGTACGTCACGGCGCCAGACGCTGTGACGCCCGACTGGTTGGCTTCCGGCACGTGGGAGGTCGACGTGGCGGGTGAACGTTTCGCGGCGAGCGTCTCGCTGCGCCCGGCGTACGACCCGAAGAGCGAGCGGGTGCGCGCCTGA
- the recC gene encoding exodeoxyribonuclease V subunit gamma, producing MTLIVHRAERADLLVPGLAAVLREPQADPFAMELVLVPARGVERWLSQQLSHLLGNAPGSADGVCAGVEFRSPASLIAEVLGTRDEDPWHPDVLAWSVLRVLDRSVGEPWARVVVDHLGYLFEPGSDEFVLRQGRRFAVARRLAGLLAAYAGQRPHLLVDWEAGGNGDGTGRALPADLAWQPELWRRVLADVGAPSPVVRHRDVVAALSSGSLALDLPPRLSLFGHTRLSRSEAELLAAVGERREVHVWMPHPSDALWAARAVPSLGTRRLDDESHLAVEHPLLATMGRDVREAQAVLEAVHARDGGAVPGPTRPRTLLGAIQADIAAARAPRQAVGLGEDTGVRGSVQVHACHGPARQVEVLREVLLNLLDADPTLEPRDIVVMCPDIDVFAPLIQASFGLGEAVAGSHPGHRLRVMLADRSPTQTNPLLGVLTKILDLGDGRAEASRVLDLLAEEPVRRRFGFSESDLETLTRWVTNSGIRWGWDERGRAAYGLDAFVQNTWKFGLDRVLAGVALSDDSDATLKTTAPYDDVSTTDIALAGRLAEAIERLQRCAERFGGAHGAAEWFALLSSTVERLAEPAYGEEWQQAQLHRELSALGEEAGESTVLRLGDIRAMLHRQLGGRPTRANFRTGTLTICTLTPMRSVPHRVVCLLGIDDRVFPRGGTLDGDDVLGRIPLVGERDQRGADRQLFLDAVMAATEHLVISYTGFHESTGAPRPPAVPLREFLDVVEVAAPGFKIAEHKSQAFHPAYLGVPERGVLLPQSYDSDSARAARVAASPRHPAPRLIDVRLPPAPLGDIALTDLREAVFSPAKAFVRQRLMTEVPRERDEVSDSMPAAVGGLAAWQSGDRMLQALLRRHDLGDVLHREWQQGAAPPGAYGWHGVKEAAKTAHKLVEEFRSSIGEQESTDTDVDIKLADGRRVVGTVPGVFGNRLVRVGYSTLGAKSRLQLWLDLVALSAADPGAGFVGRTIGRGPEAGVDPVRGTFRPVVDPLGVLESLVALHDRALTQVIPLEQETARAWALVVHRRRNAPDWMIQRDAREAWNKSRPPELTHAWGRRPRWEEARDLPGPDGQPVFGHEALGLWLPILQSEEE from the coding sequence GTGACGTTGATCGTGCATCGAGCTGAGCGGGCGGACCTGCTGGTCCCGGGCCTTGCCGCGGTGTTGCGCGAGCCGCAGGCAGATCCGTTCGCGATGGAGTTGGTGCTGGTCCCGGCGCGGGGTGTGGAGCGATGGCTCAGCCAGCAGCTCTCACACCTGCTTGGCAATGCCCCGGGGTCTGCCGACGGCGTGTGTGCGGGTGTCGAGTTCCGCTCCCCGGCCTCGCTGATCGCCGAGGTGCTGGGGACGCGCGACGAGGATCCCTGGCACCCCGACGTGCTTGCCTGGTCGGTGCTGCGCGTGCTCGACAGGTCGGTGGGGGAGCCGTGGGCGCGCGTCGTCGTCGACCATCTGGGTTATCTCTTCGAGCCCGGGTCGGACGAGTTCGTGTTGCGTCAGGGGCGGCGCTTTGCCGTGGCAAGACGCCTCGCCGGGCTGTTGGCGGCGTACGCCGGGCAGCGTCCCCACCTGCTCGTCGACTGGGAGGCGGGGGGCAACGGCGACGGGACCGGCCGAGCGCTGCCGGCCGACCTGGCCTGGCAGCCGGAGTTGTGGCGGCGAGTGCTGGCCGATGTCGGGGCACCGTCGCCGGTCGTACGGCATCGCGACGTGGTCGCGGCGCTCTCATCCGGGTCGCTCGCGTTGGACCTGCCCCCACGCCTGAGCCTGTTTGGCCACACCCGGCTCAGTCGCAGCGAGGCCGAATTGCTGGCTGCTGTCGGTGAGCGACGCGAGGTCCACGTGTGGATGCCGCATCCCAGCGATGCGCTCTGGGCCGCGCGCGCGGTGCCGTCGCTGGGCACCCGTCGACTGGACGACGAGTCTCACCTCGCGGTCGAGCATCCGCTGCTGGCGACGATGGGGCGCGACGTGCGTGAGGCGCAGGCGGTGCTCGAAGCGGTGCATGCCCGCGATGGCGGGGCAGTGCCCGGGCCGACGCGACCGCGCACCCTGCTTGGCGCGATCCAGGCCGACATCGCCGCAGCCCGAGCGCCGCGACAGGCAGTCGGCTTGGGCGAGGACACAGGCGTACGCGGGTCGGTCCAAGTGCACGCCTGTCATGGCCCGGCCCGTCAGGTCGAGGTGCTGCGTGAGGTGCTGCTCAATCTGTTGGATGCCGATCCCACTCTGGAGCCACGCGACATCGTGGTGATGTGTCCCGATATCGATGTCTTCGCCCCCCTGATCCAGGCGTCCTTCGGTCTCGGCGAAGCGGTCGCGGGCAGCCATCCTGGTCATCGGTTGCGGGTGATGCTGGCCGATCGATCTCCGACGCAGACCAACCCGTTGCTCGGCGTGCTGACCAAGATCCTCGACCTGGGCGACGGGCGTGCCGAGGCAAGCCGGGTGCTCGACCTGCTGGCGGAAGAGCCGGTGCGGCGACGCTTCGGTTTCTCGGAGTCCGACCTGGAGACGCTGACCCGCTGGGTCACCAACTCGGGGATCCGCTGGGGTTGGGACGAACGGGGGCGAGCGGCGTACGGACTCGACGCGTTCGTGCAGAACACCTGGAAGTTCGGCCTCGACCGAGTGCTCGCAGGCGTTGCCCTTTCCGACGACTCCGACGCGACCCTGAAGACCACCGCGCCCTACGACGATGTCTCGACCACCGACATCGCCCTCGCTGGGCGCTTGGCCGAGGCCATCGAACGACTGCAACGTTGCGCCGAGAGGTTCGGCGGTGCGCACGGGGCGGCCGAATGGTTCGCCTTGCTCTCATCGACCGTCGAGCGGCTCGCGGAGCCGGCATATGGCGAGGAGTGGCAACAGGCACAACTTCACCGAGAGTTGTCCGCGCTTGGCGAAGAGGCGGGCGAGAGCACGGTTCTTCGACTGGGAGACATCCGCGCCATGCTGCACCGACAACTGGGCGGCCGGCCGACGCGCGCGAACTTCCGCACCGGGACGCTGACCATCTGCACGCTTACGCCCATGCGCTCGGTGCCGCATCGCGTGGTGTGCCTGCTCGGCATCGATGACCGTGTCTTCCCCCGCGGCGGCACCCTCGACGGCGACGACGTCCTCGGTCGGATCCCACTCGTCGGCGAACGCGACCAGCGTGGCGCCGACCGACAACTCTTCCTCGATGCGGTGATGGCCGCGACCGAGCATCTGGTGATCAGTTACACCGGTTTCCACGAATCGACAGGTGCCCCACGTCCTCCAGCCGTGCCCCTGCGTGAGTTCCTCGACGTCGTGGAAGTCGCCGCACCGGGGTTCAAGATTGCCGAGCACAAGTCGCAGGCTTTTCACCCGGCCTATCTGGGTGTGCCAGAGCGCGGCGTGTTGCTCCCGCAGTCGTACGACAGCGACTCGGCGCGTGCCGCCCGGGTGGCCGCGTCACCACGACATCCGGCTCCGCGCCTGATCGATGTCCGCCTGCCACCAGCGCCGCTTGGCGACATCGCGTTGACGGACCTGCGTGAGGCGGTGTTCTCTCCGGCCAAGGCATTCGTCCGGCAACGGCTGATGACCGAAGTGCCCCGTGAGCGCGACGAGGTCTCCGACTCGATGCCGGCCGCTGTGGGCGGACTCGCGGCCTGGCAATCCGGCGACCGGATGCTGCAGGCACTCCTGCGTCGTCACGACCTGGGCGACGTCCTCCACCGCGAGTGGCAGCAGGGGGCCGCGCCACCGGGGGCGTACGGCTGGCACGGCGTCAAGGAGGCGGCGAAGACGGCGCACAAACTCGTCGAGGAGTTCAGGTCTTCGATCGGAGAGCAGGAGTCGACCGACACAGACGTCGACATCAAGCTGGCGGATGGCCGTCGAGTCGTCGGCACCGTGCCGGGGGTCTTTGGCAATCGTCTCGTCCGGGTCGGGTACTCGACGTTGGGCGCGAAATCGAGGCTGCAACTCTGGCTGGATCTGGTGGCGCTGAGTGCGGCCGATCCCGGCGCCGGCTTCGTGGGTCGTACGATCGGTCGCGGTCCCGAGGCGGGAGTGGATCCGGTCCGCGGCACCTTCCGCCCGGTGGTCGATCCGCTGGGCGTGTTGGAGTCGCTCGTGGCATTGCATGATCGGGCGCTGACCCAGGTCATTCCGCTGGAGCAGGAGACCGCTCGGGCCTGGGCGTTGGTGGTGCATCGGCGACGCAACGCCCCGGACTGGATGATCCAGCGCGACGCCCGCGAGGCATGGAACAAGAGCCGACCTCCGGAGTTGACCCATGCCTGGGGCAGACGTCCCCGCTGGGAGGAAGCGCGCGACCTCCCCGGCCCTGACGGGCAGCCGGTCTTCGGTCACGAGGCACTCGGTCTCTGGTTGCCGATCCTGCAGTCGGAGGAGGAGTGA